The Enterobacter kobei genome has a segment encoding these proteins:
- a CDS encoding YibL family ribosome-associated protein, translating into MKEVEKNEIKRLSDRLDLIRHQMAGLSLVDSAEKYAELEKETAKLEAEIERLREVKGQKLSNEAQKLMNMPHRRAITKKEQADMGKLKKSVRGLVVVHPMTELGREMGLKEMTGFCKTAF; encoded by the coding sequence ATGAAAGAAGTCGAAAAGAACGAAATTAAACGCCTGAGCGACCGCCTGGATCTGATCCGTCACCAGATGGCGGGTCTGTCACTGGTCGATTCCGCCGAGAAGTACGCCGAGCTGGAGAAAGAGACCGCGAAGCTGGAGGCAGAGATCGAGCGCCTGCGCGAAGTAAAAGGTCAGAAGCTGAGCAACGAAGCGCAGAAGCTGATGAACATGCCACACCGCCGCGCAATCACCAAAAAAGAACAGGCTGACATGGGCAAGCTGAAGAAAAGCGTCCGTGGCCTGGTGGTCGTGCACCCGATGACCGAGCTTGGCCGTGAAATGGGCCTGAAAGAGATGACGGGTTTTTGTAAGACCGCATTCTGA
- the selA gene encoding L-seryl-tRNA(Sec) selenium transferase — protein sequence MTTHHSLYSQIPATDRLLREPRIHAVVERFGHTATVEMLRLLQDEARCAIQAENSLPDWCSEWELEVEHRLDKNAQSALRPVINLTGTVLHTNLGRAQQAEEAVAAVGQAMRTPVTLEYDLDGAGRGHRDRALADLLCQLTGAEDACIVNNNAAAVLLMLAATASGKEVVVSRGELVEIGGAFRIPDVMRQAGCTLHEVGTTNRTHAKDYRAAVNENTALLMKVHTSNYQIEGFTKTVDEAELAEIGRELNLPVIADLGSGSLVDLSQYGLPKEPMPQEMIAAGVSLVSFSGDKLLGGPQAGIIVGKRELIARLQQHPLKRALRADKMTLAALDATLRLYLHPEKLADRLPVLRLLTRDAASIRAQAELLLPRIAPHYPDFDVRIEPCQSQIGSGSLPVDRLPSEALTFTPRDGRGSHLEALSLRWRAMPVPVIGRIYDGRMWLDLRCLDDEERFLEMLMK from the coding sequence ATGACTACTCATCATTCGCTCTACAGCCAGATCCCCGCTACCGATCGTCTTCTTCGCGAACCTCGCATTCATGCTGTTGTGGAGCGTTTCGGCCATACCGCGACGGTTGAGATGTTACGCCTGCTTCAGGACGAAGCCCGATGCGCCATTCAGGCAGAAAATAGCTTGCCCGACTGGTGTAGCGAGTGGGAGCTGGAAGTGGAACATCGGCTGGACAAGAACGCGCAAAGCGCATTACGCCCGGTGATCAACCTTACCGGTACCGTGCTGCACACCAACCTGGGCCGCGCGCAGCAGGCGGAAGAGGCCGTGGCTGCGGTCGGGCAGGCCATGCGAACGCCGGTGACGCTGGAGTACGATCTGGACGGCGCAGGACGCGGGCATCGCGATCGTGCCCTGGCGGATCTGCTGTGCCAGCTGACCGGTGCAGAAGATGCCTGCATTGTGAATAACAACGCCGCAGCGGTGCTGCTAATGCTGGCGGCCACCGCCAGTGGCAAAGAGGTGGTGGTATCCCGCGGCGAGCTGGTGGAAATTGGCGGGGCGTTTCGCATCCCGGACGTGATGCGCCAGGCGGGCTGCACGCTGCATGAGGTCGGTACCACCAACCGTACCCATGCGAAAGATTATCGCGCAGCGGTGAATGAAAACACCGCCCTGCTGATGAAGGTTCACACCAGCAATTATCAGATTGAAGGCTTCACCAAAACGGTTGATGAGGCCGAGCTGGCGGAGATTGGGCGCGAACTGAATCTCCCGGTGATTGCCGATCTCGGCAGCGGTTCGCTGGTGGACCTGAGCCAGTACGGCTTGCCAAAAGAACCGATGCCGCAAGAGATGATTGCGGCGGGCGTCAGCCTGGTGAGTTTTTCCGGCGACAAACTGCTGGGCGGGCCGCAGGCCGGGATTATCGTCGGCAAACGCGAGCTGATTGCCCGGCTGCAGCAGCATCCGCTCAAGCGCGCCCTGCGAGCCGATAAAATGACCCTTGCCGCGCTGGATGCGACGCTGCGGCTCTATCTCCATCCGGAGAAGCTGGCCGACCGCCTGCCTGTGCTGCGTCTCTTAACCCGTGATGCCGCCTCGATTCGTGCGCAGGCCGAGTTATTGCTGCCGCGCATCGCCCCGCACTACCCTGATTTTGACGTTCGGATTGAGCCCTGCCAGTCGCAGATTGGCAGCGGTTCGCTGCCGGTGGACAGGCTGCCGAGCGAAGCGCTCACGTTTACCCCGCGTGACGGGCGCGGCAGCCACCTGGAGGCCCTGTCGTTACGCTGGCGCGCCATGCCTGTGCCGGTTATCGGGCGGATTTACGATGGACGAATGTGGCTGGATCTGCGTTGCCTTGATGATGAAGAGCGATTTCTGGAGATGTTGATGAAATGA
- a CDS encoding HlyD family secretion protein encodes MDLLIILTYVAFAWAIFKIFRIPVNQWTLATATLGGVFIVAGLILLMNYNHPYTFTAQKAVISIPITPQVTGVVTEVTDKNNQLIKKGEVLFKLDPGRYQARVDRLKADLVTPTHNIDSLKAQLAEAVANTTRVSAERDRLYKDYQRYLKGSRAKVNPFSESDIDNARQNYLAQDALVKGSVAEQTQIQSQLDSMVNGEQSQIASLRAQLAEAKYNLDQTVVRAPSNGYITQVLIRPGTYAAALPLRPVMVFIPEQKRQIVAQFRQNSLLRLKPGDEAEVVFNALPGQVFTGKLTSVLPVVPGGSYQAQGALQALTVTPGTDGVQALIELEPNADVDALPDGIYAQVAVYSDHFAHVSVMRKVLLRMTSWMHYLYLDH; translated from the coding sequence ATGGATCTGTTGATTATTTTGACCTATGTGGCATTTGCCTGGGCGATCTTTAAAATATTCCGCATTCCGGTAAATCAGTGGACGCTCGCCACCGCAACGTTGGGTGGGGTATTTATTGTTGCCGGACTGATTCTGTTAATGAACTATAACCATCCGTATACCTTTACGGCGCAAAAAGCGGTTATTTCCATTCCGATTACACCGCAGGTGACGGGCGTGGTCACCGAAGTGACTGATAAAAACAACCAGCTCATTAAAAAAGGCGAAGTGTTATTTAAACTTGATCCGGGCCGCTACCAGGCGCGGGTCGATAGACTCAAGGCCGATCTGGTCACCCCAACCCACAATATCGATAGCCTGAAAGCGCAGCTTGCAGAAGCCGTCGCTAATACCACGCGCGTCTCGGCAGAGCGTGACCGCCTGTATAAAGATTATCAGCGTTACCTGAAAGGCAGCCGGGCGAAGGTGAACCCGTTTTCTGAAAGCGATATCGACAACGCGCGGCAGAACTATCTGGCGCAGGATGCGCTGGTGAAAGGTTCTGTGGCTGAACAGACGCAGATTCAAAGTCAGTTAGACAGCATGGTGAACGGTGAACAGTCGCAGATTGCCTCATTACGCGCCCAGCTTGCCGAAGCGAAATACAATCTCGATCAGACCGTGGTGCGCGCGCCGAGCAACGGCTATATCACCCAGGTGCTGATCCGTCCGGGGACCTATGCCGCCGCGTTACCTCTGCGTCCGGTCATGGTCTTTATTCCTGAACAGAAACGTCAGATTGTGGCGCAGTTCCGCCAGAACTCGCTGCTGCGTCTTAAGCCGGGTGATGAAGCAGAAGTGGTGTTTAATGCGCTGCCGGGCCAGGTATTTACCGGGAAACTCACCAGCGTCCTGCCGGTGGTGCCGGGAGGGTCGTACCAGGCGCAGGGGGCGTTGCAGGCATTGACCGTCACACCGGGCACGGATGGCGTACAGGCGCTGATTGAACTGGAGCCTAACGCCGACGTCGATGCGCTACCAGACGGTATCTATGCCCAGGTGGCGGTCTATTCAGACCATTTCGCCCACGTCTCGGTGATGCGTAAAGTGTTGCTGCGCATGACCAGCTGGATGCACTACCTCTACCTCGATCATTAA
- a CDS encoding PTS mannitol transporter subunit IICBA: MSSDFKIKVQSFGRFLSNMVMPNIGAFIAWGIITALFIPTGWLPNETLAKLVGPMITYLLPLLIGFTGGRLVGGDRGGVVGAITTMGVIVGADMPMFLGAMIAGPLGGWAIKKFDVWVDGKIKSGFEMLVNNFSAGIIGMILAILAFLGIGPAVEVLSKILAAGVNFMVAHDMLPLASIFVEPAKILFLNNAINHGIFSPLGIQQSHDLGKSIFFLIEANPGPGMGVLLAYMFFGRGSAKQSAGGAAIIHFLGGIHEIYFPYVLMNPRLILAVILGGMTGVFTLSVLGGGLVSPASPGSILAVLAMTPKGAYFANIAAICAAMAVSFVVSSILLKTSKVKEDDDIEAATRRMHDMKAESKGATPLAAGDVSNDLSHVRKIIVACDAGMGSSAMGAGVLRKKVQDAGLTNISVTNSAINSLPPDVDLVITHRDLTERAMRQVPQAQHISLTNFLDSGLYTSLTERLVAAQRHEDNEVKVRTSLQDSFDESNAHLFKLGAENIFLGRTAATKEEAIRFAGEQLVKGGYVQPEYVDAMLEREKLTPTYLGESIAVPHGTVEAKDRVLKTGVVFCQYPDGVRFGEEEDDIARLVIGIAARNNEHIQVITSLTNALDDESVIERLAKTTSVEEVLALLNK; this comes from the coding sequence ATGTCATCCGATTTCAAGATCAAAGTTCAAAGCTTTGGTCGTTTCCTCAGCAACATGGTGATGCCAAATATCGGCGCGTTTATCGCGTGGGGTATTATCACCGCATTGTTCATTCCGACAGGGTGGTTGCCTAACGAAACGCTGGCGAAACTTGTTGGCCCTATGATTACTTACCTCCTGCCGCTGCTGATCGGTTTCACCGGTGGTCGTCTGGTAGGCGGTGACCGTGGTGGCGTTGTGGGTGCCATCACCACAATGGGTGTTATCGTCGGTGCGGATATGCCGATGTTCCTCGGTGCCATGATTGCCGGTCCTCTGGGCGGCTGGGCGATTAAGAAATTCGACGTCTGGGTAGATGGTAAGATCAAATCCGGCTTCGAAATGCTGGTGAACAACTTCTCTGCGGGCATCATCGGGATGATCCTCGCGATTCTGGCGTTCCTCGGCATTGGTCCTGCGGTTGAAGTGCTGTCCAAAATTCTGGCGGCAGGCGTTAACTTTATGGTGGCGCACGACATGCTGCCGCTGGCGTCTATCTTCGTTGAACCGGCGAAAATTCTGTTCCTTAATAACGCCATCAACCACGGTATCTTCTCGCCGCTGGGTATTCAGCAGTCTCACGATCTCGGCAAGTCCATCTTCTTCCTGATTGAAGCGAACCCAGGTCCGGGTATGGGCGTTCTGCTGGCATACATGTTCTTTGGTCGCGGCAGCGCTAAGCAGTCTGCTGGCGGTGCGGCTATCATCCACTTCCTGGGCGGTATCCACGAAATTTACTTCCCGTACGTGCTGATGAACCCACGCCTGATCCTGGCCGTTATCCTCGGCGGTATGACCGGCGTGTTCACCCTGAGCGTGCTGGGCGGCGGTCTGGTCTCTCCTGCTTCTCCGGGCTCTATCCTGGCCGTGCTGGCGATGACCCCGAAAGGTGCCTACTTCGCTAACATCGCGGCTATCTGTGCGGCCATGGCGGTCTCCTTCGTGGTTTCTTCTATCCTGCTGAAAACCAGCAAAGTGAAAGAAGATGACGATATCGAAGCGGCAACCCGCCGTATGCACGACATGAAAGCGGAATCCAAAGGCGCGACCCCGCTGGCGGCTGGCGATGTCTCTAACGACCTGAGCCACGTGCGTAAAATCATCGTTGCTTGTGATGCTGGTATGGGCTCCAGCGCAATGGGTGCCGGCGTGCTGCGTAAGAAAGTACAGGATGCGGGCCTGACCAACATCTCCGTGACCAACAGCGCAATTAACAGTCTGCCGCCGGACGTTGACCTGGTGATCACCCACCGCGATCTGACCGAACGCGCCATGCGTCAGGTACCGCAGGCACAGCACATTTCGCTGACTAACTTCCTCGACAGCGGCCTGTACACCAGCCTGACCGAACGTCTGGTTGCCGCGCAGCGTCATGAAGATAACGAAGTGAAAGTGCGCACCAGCCTGCAGGATAGCTTTGACGAGAGTAATGCCCACCTGTTTAAACTGGGTGCGGAGAACATCTTCCTCGGCCGTACCGCGGCTACTAAAGAAGAAGCGATTCGCTTTGCCGGTGAACAGCTGGTAAAAGGCGGTTACGTTCAGCCTGAATATGTCGATGCGATGCTGGAGCGCGAAAAACTGACCCCAACCTATCTCGGTGAATCTATCGCGGTTCCACACGGTACCGTTGAGGCGAAAGACCGCGTGCTGAAAACCGGTGTGGTGTTCTGTCAGTATCCTGATGGCGTACGCTTCGGTGAAGAAGAAGATGACATCGCCCGTCTGGTGATTGGTATCGCCGCTCGCAACAACGAGCATATCCAGGTGATCACCAGCCTGACCAACGCCCTGGACGATGAGTCCGTTATCGAGCGTCTGGCCAAAACCACCAGCGTTGAAGAAGTTCTGGCACTGCTGAACAAATAA
- a CDS encoding glutathione S-transferase gives MKLIGSYTSPFVRKISILLLEKGMTFEFVNEQPYNAENGVAQYNPLGKVPALVTDEGEYWFDSPIIAEYIELLGVAPAMLPADPKAALAVKQIEALADGIMDAALTSVREQARPAAQQSENELLRQREKINRSLDMCEKLIREGKIHTDSLNLATIAIACAIGYLNFRRVSPGWCVDRPLLVKLAETLFSRESFARTEPPKA, from the coding sequence ATGAAACTCATCGGTAGCTACACCAGTCCCTTCGTGCGAAAAATCTCGATTCTCCTGCTGGAGAAAGGGATGACATTCGAATTCGTCAATGAACAGCCCTACAACGCTGAAAACGGCGTCGCGCAGTACAACCCGCTGGGAAAAGTTCCGGCGCTGGTGACGGACGAGGGTGAATACTGGTTCGACTCCCCGATTATTGCGGAGTATATCGAGCTGTTGGGCGTGGCCCCGGCAATGCTGCCGGCTGACCCAAAAGCGGCGCTGGCGGTGAAGCAGATTGAAGCCCTGGCCGATGGCATTATGGATGCGGCGCTGACTTCCGTGCGTGAGCAGGCAAGGCCCGCCGCACAGCAGTCAGAAAACGAACTGCTGCGCCAGCGGGAAAAAATCAACCGCAGTCTGGATATGTGCGAAAAGCTCATCCGGGAGGGAAAAATTCACACCGACAGCCTGAACCTGGCCACCATCGCCATTGCCTGCGCCATCGGGTATCTCAATTTCCGCCGCGTGTCCCCCGGCTGGTGCGTTGACCGACCGTTGCTGGTGAAGCTGGCTGAAACGCTCTTTAGCCGCGAGAGCTTTGCCCGTACCGAACCGCCAAAGGCTTGA
- the mtlR gene encoding mannitol operon repressor MtlR, whose amino-acid sequence MMHSVAQVSLRPDNRLSDMQAIMEQTQAFENRVLERLNAGKTVRSFLIAAVELLTEAVNILVLQVFRKDDYAVKYAVEPLLDGDGPLGDLSVRLKLIYGLGVLNRQEYEDAELLMALREEFNHDGNEYAFTDDEILGPFGELHCVAALPPAPHFDSSDPELYAMQKLRYQQVVRSTMVLSLTELISRISLKKAFQK is encoded by the coding sequence ATGATGCACAGTGTGGCGCAGGTTAGCCTGCGCCCAGATAACAGATTGTCAGATATGCAGGCAATAATGGAACAAACCCAGGCCTTTGAAAATCGTGTGCTTGAGCGTCTGAATGCTGGCAAAACCGTACGAAGCTTCCTGATTGCCGCCGTCGAGCTGTTAACCGAGGCGGTAAATATCCTGGTGCTTCAGGTGTTTCGCAAAGACGACTACGCGGTAAAATATGCTGTAGAACCGTTACTGGACGGCGATGGACCGCTGGGCGATTTATCGGTGCGTCTGAAGCTGATTTACGGTCTTGGCGTGCTGAACCGGCAAGAGTACGAAGATGCAGAGCTGTTAATGGCGCTACGTGAGGAGTTCAATCATGACGGTAACGAATACGCCTTTACCGATGATGAGATCCTGGGGCCCTTCGGCGAGCTGCACTGCGTGGCCGCGCTGCCCCCTGCCCCTCATTTCGACAGCAGCGACCCTGAGCTATATGCAATGCAAAAGCTGCGTTATCAGCAGGTTGTCCGCTCCACGATGGTCCTTTCCCTGACTGAGCTGATTTCCCGGATCAGCTTAAAAAAAGCGTTTCAGAAGTAA
- the mtlD gene encoding mannitol-1-phosphate 5-dehydrogenase, translating into MKALHFGAGNIGRGFIGKLLADAGITLTFADVNQVVLDALNARHSYQVHVVGENEQVDTVSGVNAVSSIGDDVIDLIASVDLITTAVGPVVLERIAPAVAKGLAKRKAQGIDTPLNIIACENMVRGTTQLKGHVMAAVADEDKAWVDAHVGFVDSAVDRIVPPSASATHDPLEVTVETFSEWIVDKTQFKGALPTIPGMELTDNLMAFVERKLFTLNTGHAITAYLGKLAGHQTIRDAILDEKIRAVVKGAMEESGAVLIKRYGFDADKHAAYIQKILGRFENPYLKDDVERVGRQPLRKLSAGDRLIKPLLGTLEYGLPHANLVKGIAAAMHYRSDQDPQAIELAQLIDDKGAQAALAQISGLDANSDVVVEAVNAYNATK; encoded by the coding sequence ATGAAAGCATTACATTTTGGCGCAGGTAACATCGGTCGTGGTTTTATCGGCAAACTGCTGGCAGACGCGGGCATTACGCTGACGTTCGCCGATGTGAATCAGGTGGTCCTGGATGCCCTGAATGCCCGTCATAGCTATCAGGTCCATGTGGTGGGCGAAAACGAGCAGGTCGATACCGTCTCAGGCGTGAACGCGGTCAGCAGCATTGGCGACGACGTAATCGACCTGATTGCCAGCGTTGACCTTATCACCACGGCGGTAGGCCCGGTGGTTCTGGAGCGTATCGCCCCGGCGGTGGCTAAAGGCCTGGCAAAACGTAAAGCGCAGGGCATCGACACCCCGCTGAACATCATCGCCTGTGAAAACATGGTACGCGGCACCACACAGCTGAAAGGCCATGTCATGGCGGCCGTGGCTGACGAAGATAAAGCCTGGGTCGACGCGCACGTTGGGTTTGTGGATTCCGCCGTGGACCGCATCGTTCCGCCGTCAGCATCCGCCACCCACGACCCGCTGGAAGTGACCGTGGAAACCTTCAGCGAGTGGATCGTCGATAAAACTCAGTTTAAAGGTGCGCTGCCAACTATTCCGGGAATGGAATTAACCGATAACCTGATGGCATTTGTCGAACGCAAACTCTTCACGCTGAACACCGGGCATGCTATAACCGCGTACCTCGGAAAATTGGCCGGTCATCAGACCATTCGCGATGCGATCCTCGATGAGAAAATCCGCGCGGTGGTAAAAGGGGCCATGGAAGAGAGCGGCGCGGTGCTGATCAAACGCTACGGTTTTGATGCTGATAAACACGCAGCCTACATCCAGAAAATCCTCGGTCGCTTTGAAAACCCGTATCTGAAAGATGATGTTGAGCGCGTGGGACGTCAACCGCTGCGTAAGCTGAGTGCAGGCGACCGTCTGATTAAGCCGCTGCTCGGCACGCTGGAATACGGTCTGCCGCATGCCAACCTGGTGAAAGGGATTGCCGCTGCAATGCACTACCGCAGCGATCAGGACCCGCAGGCGATCGAGCTGGCTCAGCTGATTGATGACAAAGGCGCGCAGGCTGCGCTGGCGCAGATTTCCGGTCTGGACGCCAATAGCGACGTGGTTGTGGAGGCGGTTAACGCATACAACGCAACCAAATGA